In the Sorghum bicolor cultivar BTx623 chromosome 4, Sorghum_bicolor_NCBIv3, whole genome shotgun sequence genome, TGTTCATACAACTCCAAAATGCCACGGAGCTTAGTAGCATCCTCCCCTTTTGCCTGGACCAAGATTAGTCAATCATTGGCAAAAAGAAGGTGAGAAATGCTAGGTGCCTCCCTGCAGATTTTAACACCCGAGATCAAGCCATTCCCTTCAGCTTTTATCCAGTAGCGTTGAAAAGCCCTCTGCACATAACAGGAACAGATATGGTGACAAAGGGTCACCCGGCCTGAGCCCCCTTTCAGGCACGAACTCATTTGAAAGAGCTCCATTGACCTTTATCTGATACTTCACCGTGGAGACACATTTCATCATCAATTGAATCCATTCATTAcagaaccctagcttttgcatcaTCTGGGACAGGAAGCTCTACTCTACCCGATCATAGGCCTTACTCATATCAAGCTTGATGGCAGCAAGACCCGTGCCTCCACTTCTCTTATTCATCATATAATGTGTCAACTCATACGCAATAAGGATTATATCCGAGATTAGCCGACCAGGGACAAAAGCACTCTGCGTAGGTGTAATAATCTCTGGTAACACTACCTTCAGTCTATTAGCAAGCactttagaaatcaatttatacACCACATTACAGAGACTAATGGGTCTCAGCTTAGTTACCCTTTCTGGATTTGTGACTTTCGGGATGAGCGCGATGACTGTGGCATTCCAGTCCTCTGGCATCGCACCCCCATTTAGGACAGCAAGCACCTCCTCCGACACTTGTTCACCCACTGTATCCCAGAAGCTCTTGTAGAAAAGAGCTGGCATCCCATCCGGCCCTGGTGCTTTCAAATCACAAATGGAATCAAGAGCCGATTTGACTTCTTCATGCGAAAATTCACGCATAAGATTTTCATTCATCTCCGCAGTGACCTTGGGTGACACAGCTTGGAGTAAGCGTTGTGTGTCACCCACTGCCCCCGCCCTGAAAAGCTGCACAAAATGGTTAGCAATAAAGCCTTGCTTCTCTACTTCATCTTCCACTCAACCCCCGTCATCCTTTCTAATCCTACCAATTTTGTTCCTCTTTCTCCTCTCAGTACACCAGCTATGAAAGAATTTGGTGTTCCTATCTCCCTTGGCTAACCAGTCGGCATGTGCTCTTTGTTTCCAAAAAATATCAATCTGTTGTTCCACTTTATCTAGTCTGTACGCCTGCACTGCTTCTCGCTGGACAGAGAAATCGCTGATCGGCAATCTCCTGCACCTCTCCAACTCCTTCCTTAGACTTTTGATTCTCTTATTCAGATCTCCTAAGACGTTCACATTCCAGGTCTGCAGCCCTGCCACCACATTTTCAACTTCTCGGCCACCAGACCCCCTCCCGAACTGCTACCCGCCAGCCAAGCACTTTTCACCACTTCCTCGCAGTTGTCCTCCTTTAACCAGCTCGCCTCAAAGTGGAAAGCACGACCACCTCTCCGGGGAATCCCCGATCTTTGATGACCTTGAAGTGATACTACGATAGGTCGATGGTCTGAATGGAAGTGATCTCCATTTTTTACATGAACCAGAGGAAAGCGCTCTCTCCATGTCCCGTTAGCGACAGCTCTATCCAGCCTTTCATGAATATAGTTCTCCTCGCGGTACTGCTTATTTCTCCAGGTGAAAACGTCTCCTGAGAACCCCAAATCCTCCAGCTCACAGAACTCCAACGCCTCTTTAAACCTATCTAAACAAGCTTGTGATCTGATAGTACCACCCTCCTTTTCATGATGAAATAAGATTTCATTGAAATCCCCCGTGCACAACAAAGGCATCGGGTTATTCTCCTGCTGCGTGAACAGCCGCCGCATCAGCGTCCAGGTCTCGTGCTTCAGCTCAGCCCTGGATTCGCCATAAACACCACTGAACCGCCAGCAGGTATTATTCTCATCTTTTATTTCTATGTCAATATGATTCTTCAATTTTCCTCGAAGCGACACATCGACTCCACTCCGCCAAAACTCTACAATTCCCCCCCTTTTACCTAccgcatccaccaccaccatgtTTCCCAAGCTCAGCATCTGCTTGAAACGTGCCATCCTCCTCTTTGTCATTTTTGTTTCAGACAGAAAGAGAATGTCCACTTGCTCAGATTTCTGAAAATTCAGAAGCCCCCAAACTGCCGGGTTGTTTCCAAGACCCCAGCAGTTCCAAGCTGCTAACTTCATTGCGACATGCAGGACCGGTCTGCCGGTCCCGCCATGGGGGAATCCTTCTCACCTTCCTGCATCATCACCTCTGCACCCCTCCTCACCCTCTTCgcttcatctctggccaaagcCCCTGCGGCCTCTGTCTCCTCCAACCTGCCCCGCTTCTTAGCTACTGAACTCAGGCTAGGAGTAGGCACTCCTAAACTCGTCGCTTTTTCACCCACTTTTTTGTCCCCCTTTCTCTGTCCACCACGTGTCCACTTCTTCTTTTTATCAGTCTGCTTTTGGAGGTCAGCTGGCAACTGAGACTCACCCTTCTCTACTGCGAGCCCGGCAAGACGCTtcacttgcattacttcctctaTGAGTTGGGCATGAGCggttctatcggcaaggcgctgggtaGCCTTCTAGTACTGGAGATGGCGGCTTTCTAAGTGTGCAGCTTGAAATAAGAATTCTTCTACATTGGCTGGGATCTGGCCTCGAAGGGTCTTAAACAGAGCTTTagctggatcggagtcatcgaccaactgGGCAGTATCTTGGTGTAGTAGGGCCAACAAGTCTTCCAGCTTGGCTTttatttctgccgatgagatccccaccgcttgagaggagcttgcttcttcaccctcgTCATCAGAAATATCgatagcgaaggagaacaagctatctggagagtcttgttcctgaaaaaggaGTAGAGATGAGTTATCTAATGATCAAATGTTGATAGTAAAGAGTGAAGGTCAGAAACTCACTTGCTTCAGAGCAATTTCGCGCCTTAGACGAGGGGATGCGGTCGGTGCtatgggttgatcggctggagttgctgaTGGAACGATGTCAGCTGAGAAATTACAGAAATAGTTATAATTTGCAAAGATGTATCCATCGGTGAAAATTTTGTGGtcagtatgttaccttgagggggtgcaatgCTTGCTTGTTGTGGAGGAACGACCGATGGTATGATCAGATCCGCTGGATCGGCTGTCTGCTCAAGCACATCAGCTGGtgcttcttctggctgaggtgctgactgaggaggagatggtacttgttgtGTCTAGGtttttggtgaagaaggggacgattccacatAAATCAGAGACACTGGATgagatggagaagatggtgctgtcctctggcgctttggctgtgatttggtactcttggggccttttctcttggcttggctgtgctggggggcatcggcacttgtttgagcacttctagtctttgccgatttgccagtttgctgttgCAACAACCAAGATGTCATCAgaagagatatgagagaatgtttatgaaattttgtttaaaaaataaaaagttatcgATGAtgttcccatagcagccgatgcATCCTGAAAAGATAATATGAGTATGGAATAGAATTGGTATGAGAAAAGGAGATCAGAAGgtctaccttgaaagcttgtgccaaggtAGCAGCGGCAACCGTTGGGGACGTCTTTGACCGCTTGGTGGTTATCTTCTTAAAACACACATTCTGATGCATTAAAGCTGCCAGACTTGGTGCATTGTTACCAATTAGAGAGATTGGGCCTAACAGGAGGGTTCAATTGGCCTTCCACTTCTGTTGACTGTCGGTGGCGGGTTGTCGACCTGTTTAAAAAAGAGGgggtgagttaccgatgagaaTAAAAGCAACAAAAGAACTGTGGTATTGGTTGAAGACTTACAATGTTATCGGGGATCTTATAGTTGCGGTCGATCATGTCGCGGTATGTCAGAGTCGATGTGCAGAACAGgtgttccttccattcttcctacCACTGCTTGTACATCAGAGTGATGAAAAGGGCTGGGATCCATGTTGATAAATCAATGTctgacgtatcggcatttggctggagctgagctattcttatccactcaagtccactggttgtagtctcccttggcttcaccacatcggcatagcagagtcCAATCGGCAGCTGcccaaaagccagttgacgagccagtgccgatgggttatagaattcataagtagggttggagttcttcccactgccaaagatattcactggtatggctcttggagtgataatttCCATCATTAggtcatggtccttgttgagagcgtcaTCAAAAGGGTGAAAAGTGAGCGGGAATCTAAtttttggatcttcataaggcatccatgcccactGATCTTTTGCAAGGCCCTCAtagagagtttggaagaatcggctgacctggtcttcattgccaCCAGTACTAGGTAAGACTATAGCATcctcaccatagttcaaaggTGGGTGAGTTGCTGATTCTTCAATGGCCAATTCATGATCTTCGGTGATGTCTCTGggaaagcgctgtgcgaagaggtcgaatccaaggcgtttgtgcatgttgacggtccttaatgctcacatttaaccgtcaactaatcatggaaaaggacctatatgcaaccaacatccaaaattagtgtttcatctgacagaattccacgagttttggtgtttgtttatttctgtagggggttatcagaacatatggaggaaagacccacacgtcgggtttacatagatatataaacgtgtgcgccaattttctatcatctagaagactccagaagctacggaacgaacgggaggccaagcgggcccgggggtagggcgcccgccctcccccttgggcgctcgccctaccctggtgaccaatcagggcaggtctcgtggatcgtgctccaccgcctttgaggatcaaggaaaaccgtgcgattaaggtcggtttgatccgacggcccacgttcatttggaagggctatataagcaggccccctggcctctggagaacatacctcttctacaaaattaaagctagggtttcaattattcatccaagtagagaggatccctctagttcatctagttctaattctagttagttctagttgtaatatagaaaatagggagagagaagaggagagcggaggaggagccagatctgtcggatcttcctcaacattgtacttttgcagcaactggttcgttcttcatcgttttccaagttcttcaatttataattcctgagttctttaattacttttatttatattcaagttatttattagattcctgcttgcatcaagtgctctagtctttataacgctagagtagtaattaatagattagacgtggtgtttagtcttgcaattacctggaattgcacccaatcctacggattattgtggtagccctagggtagtgatagccctaacggtcgacgtattccacctcgttcggatcagtgttagtaggactgtagtcagagcttcctagcccccttctcatccctttctgtggttagtgttctgatgccacgaaataaataatctttgaagtaattcttgattcttagatcaactagagaactctcagaaaacttcctctcttcccaccaaaaataattatatagctatccttgggcgatcttgaatttaaattcacattcaaaaatcactcgcattaaaaattattttcaaaatatatttcaaaaactataaaataatttgagctctatagtatctccatctactCCATCTATATTTTTTTCGTGCATAAATAACAACAAGTActagcaagcttacatgcaagaaaataTAGCAGTGCACACACACGtggtatatctcatgcatgcatgcaggacaacatgcaccgtccatttgcatgcacctgcatgcaaggacacggtgattaggcaccgtccatttgcatgcatcgtgcatgcaaattaggcaccgaccatgcgctacagtagcatttttaatggcacaCAACTAagcgctttggcctataaaaagccagccttgggtgctcactctcaccacctgagaaacacgttcactcactcactcactcgctctcacttcgcgtataccgtatatggtcatacgcacaagccgagctcgactgtcgtcgcaagacgaggtgagcagctcatgagcatctccttgctcttctctgtctttctgtagtattttttctgtattttttcttgtatttgtctgtaccgattcactgctaagaactccacgaatagaaccatgacatacagaagagctctaatgacccctgctaatttctctctaaccatgcatgcgtgggccataagcattaactccaaatagtacatgcatgcatgcaacatgcactaccagccaaaattTATCTCGTGAAGCATTTatttcttaatcatcgttagcctttttcgcatgattaaattccggccattttacaaataccatatgctaactctgatttcaataattctttttcctaaattcatgtaaaatcatgatctacctcctatattaattttatgatttttagagcttatttgaatttatgtgattatttatctgtgcctgttgtctgtgtcggtcgtcgtgtattttagctgacggagtgaacgagacggaaaacgagaacgttggagacgagtaccgcgagtttgacgtcGAGGACCCAGACTGTCAGCAAGAGTTtgctgaggacgccgacggaggcaagtccaaccgattccctttgatgcatattgatcctatttttaaacacaacccgtagaagccgttttaaatattgcatgtacgatatatgtacgaagtattttcgctgcttagttaaaacctgttgaataaccatccttgaattgatattacccgataattgtcttgttcgaacctaggaacaaataatatgctatgacagaagtatgcttaggacttgttactcatcctggatactcatcgctatatttttcaaatataatgattttaaaagtaaaaggtgtgagtggtgaaaataaattgtgggtattatgaaaaggttaatgaacaagttatagatgtgattactatagagatggggcggatgggatctcttttggggatgccctggtgttgtggcttataccttgcgaggttaagcgtgaagatatccgccttgtctcgattaaggactgagttgatgattcatcttgcctaactcatttatcgtacaaccactcgccttgcatgggaaaggcttagtctaaatccctctagttagcaTGGCAATCatctggaggcaggtgtgcaacgggacactaagtgatgtttgtgaaattgtggaaatgtatgaaaagagctttgtgaattattgtgatatcatgagatgtggccttagtgttcccgtggtgagcgccattacttagctatggagggtaatgactttgatggatctgtgcttgcacgacggtgtaagttatggtatcctacttgtgggaaaagtgtacaacctatgcagagtgtaaatctatctgaatagccatgtccgcggtctcggacgggttatggtttggtttcaacaactagatgggttgggatgagtgaaagcatgtgagagagtgtgattttggaaataaatggttgactgccattgtgttgtgggaacaaggttcaacaacacttaaaatttgatcaaacccccatttttagaaatactatcatatgtggaaaaagaggtcttttacaacagtatttgtgaaatgaaaccttgcatgtgtaaaaagatagctttgtgcaaataaaactaagcctcatccttgatttatccatatgcatatatattgttatccccttccgtagggtaaggttggatttgctgagtactttgtactcacccttgctttattaaacagaggaagatccggacttcgatcccgaagtggcgttcgagtaaggtcgtgtctgcacccaactaagcctgtggcattgggactcgtcagatgttcgattgtgatatcgtttgtttctgggtcctttggacctatgttgtattttggtgtcttattattattgcGTGCCTTCTTTGTCCACGCTTaccgagactactgcgctgaaacttatctgatgtaataaatgtgttactagcctcctgggactagtattgtatcacatttgagttcctggtttaccaggggcgcttcatcacgttccctatggaaaatcgatactctggaatactctcaggtgaaagctacatcggtatccatgcgcttgcggattttttctgtttgcgtttaaaatacccaacaagctttctggcgccgttgccggggaatggtagttgtgctagtttcgaaccaaatcgtccgtgtatcctttttcatttctttttttaccacactcgccttaccattttcaccataccacatggatttcactcccatctataaattctttgctccaccaccatcatcacatccaattcttacagatggctacgacctcggccccgatctaatagccatgattcaagagcaacccttctctgagcaagtagatgaagatccatacacccaccttagaaaattcgagcagttgtgctcttgccgatctatttccggcatgacacaagaaacccttaaatggaaattatttccgttctcccttttggaaagagcaaaaaagtggtatgctcattctgtaggaggcattaatggaaattgggatgaacttcgggacaacttttgtctcactttcttcccactttttcgaatcgctgaccttagaatcgaaattcttacattcaaacaaagagagaaggaaactttaggagcagcttgggctaggttcacaagccttaccaattccggtccaaccctttccctgcctgaccatgtactgcactaccacttttatcgtggtctaaacaaggaagctgctcttcacctcgacattgcttcaggaggctcatgcacacacaaactcacagatgaggggagagctatcctagagagaattcttgaaaataccccttacacaggcatttatgatgagtttcctgaagaagaaaaagaagtcgagcctgattgtaaaccaaaagatgaggaacttgcaaccgagttagaaattccacctgacccatccattaatttggttgtagagaaacctcctgataagggaatgcaaaaccaactaagggatgatgaaccaccacctttagagcatccctttgaattcgaggaagatctttttgaagattatggaaacacctcgaattttcctatccaaacacgacctctagcagggaccactcaatccgttctaagagtagaatctgttgacatagaacacatcaaaagcctttcggctattctgagttatgaatgcctaacagaagctgagctgtctcctgaggtagctcgaatcatcactccttcaaccattcttctgtgccaaattagagggtccgctaggaaggtccactacaatctatatgttgggataaatgttatttccaaggagttagctgacactctttatcccaatgagtccataaccccatctcaaaaacttttacaaagtccatctagattaattctagaaagccatggggtattaagggtagttcctgttagaatcaaggactctggaacatgtctagattttcacatttttgacataccggagattcctctcttgattggcagaccaatcatgaaacttctacaagaacaaccacaacgaggtcatttagacttcaaggttgggaattccactattgttgttcctcttgctagatcaattaacacgatagtggaacccaaacttgaaccagatcctattgaggagatcttaatgctgactcaagaggagatagcccaaccattctttaatcatgaacactttgtttaagaagaagaagagttggtagaacccgttgagctagacaaaaatgaacaaccttcacctccttcgatagaagttaaaacctcttccttctggccttagatatgtctttttgcacaacaaacCAAAAACTCCTATAATTattagtgacaagctttccgattatgaaacacaataaCTTGTCagtgttcttgaaaggcatagatcagcatttggctactctctcaaagatctcacgggcattagtcccattctctacactcatcgtatccctattgatcccaattttacaccttcaagggaaccacaacggagacttaacaatgctatgcgagaggttgttaagaaagaggtcctcaaactctataatgctgggattatttatcctgtgccacatagtgagtgggatagccctgtccaagtagtgccaaagaaaggaggaatgacggtcattaggaatgagaagaatgaactcatccctcaacgaattgtcactgggtggcgtatgtgtattgactatcgaaaactcaacaaggctacaaagaaagatcactttccgttacccttcattgatgaaatgttggaacggcttgca is a window encoding:
- the LOC8081656 gene encoding uncharacterized protein LOC8081656, producing the protein MKLAAWNCWGLGNNPAVWGLLNFQKSEQVDILFLSETKMTKRRMARFKQMLSLGNMVVVDAVGKRGGIVEFWRSGVDVSLRGKLKNHIDIEIKDENNTCWRFSGVYGESRAELKHETWTLMRRLFTQQENNPMPLLCTGDFNEILFHHEKEGGTIRSQACLDRFKEALEFCELEDLGFSGDVFTWRNKQYREENYIHERLDRAVANGTWRERFPLVHVKNGDHFHSDHRPIVVSLQGHQRSGIPRRGGRAFHFEASWLKEDNCEEVVKSAWLAGSSSGGGLVAEKLKMWWQGCRPGM